From a region of the Arvicanthis niloticus isolate mArvNil1 chromosome 6, mArvNil1.pat.X, whole genome shotgun sequence genome:
- the Tcf7 gene encoding transcription factor 7 isoform X5, whose protein sequence is MEPGFEEEEESVSHEGKELEKWCSLYCLVPRCLLSSFCAMHNKPGQPPHGVPQLSPLYEHFSSPHPNPAPADISQKQGVHRPLQTPDLSGFYSLTSGSVGQLPHTVSWPSPPLYPLSPSCGYRQHFPAPTAAPGAPYPRFTHPSLMLGSGVPGHPAAIPHPAIVPSSGKQELQPYDRSLKTQAEPKAEKEAKKPIIKKPLNAFMLYMKEMRAKVIAECTLKESAAINQILGRRWHALSREEQAKYYELARKERQLHMQLYPGWSARDNYGKKKRRSREKHQESTTDPGSPKKCRARFGLNQQTDWCGPCRRKKKCIRYLPGEGRCPSPVPSDDSALGCPRSPAPQDSPYLLLPSFPTELLASPVEPASTFSGRSAALTLPAPQSPKTPHSTLQNTQIQQQEPQRQAA, encoded by the exons ATGGAACCTGGTttcgaggaagaggaggaatcagTTTCTCATGAGGGCAAAGAATTGGAGAAATG GTGTTCTCTTTACTGTCTGGTTCCAAgatgtctcctttcttccttttgtgccATG CATAACAAGCCTGGCCAGCCCCCACATGGCGTCCCCCAACTTTCTCCACTCTATGAACATTTCAGCAGTCCACACCCCAACCCTGCACCAGCGGACATCAGCCAGAAGCAAG GAGTTCACAGGCCGCTGCAGACCCCCGATCTCTCTGGATTTTATTCTCTGACCTCAGGCAGCGTGGGACAGCTCCCCCATACTGTGAGCTG GCCCAGCCCTCCTCTCTACCCCCTGTCCCCTTCCTGCGGATATAGACAGCACTTCCCTGCCCCCACTGCAGCCCCTGGCGCCCCCTACCCCAG gttcacGCACCCATCCTTGATGCTGGGATCTGGTGTACCTGGACACCCAGCAGCCATCCCTCACCCAGCCATTGTGCCCTCCTCAGGGAAGCAAGAGCTGCAGCCCTATGACAGAAGCCT GAAAACACAGGCAGAACCCAAGGCAGAGAAGGAGGCTAAGAAGCCAATCATCAAAAAACCCCTCAATGCTTTCATGCTTTACATGAAGGAGATGAGAGCCAAGGTCATTGCGGAGTGCACACTCAAGGAAAGTGCTGCCATCAACCAGATCCTGGGTCGCAGG TGGCATGCACTATCTCGAGAAGAGCAGGCCAAGTACTATGAACTGGCCCGAAAGGAAAGGCAGCTGCACATGCAGTTATACCCAGGCTGGTCAGCACGGGATAACTAC ggaaagaagaagaggcgGTCAAGGGAGAAGCATCAGGAATCCACCACAG ACCCTGGCTCGCCTAAGAAATGTCGTGCTCGCTTTGGCCTCAACCAGCAGACGGATTGGTGTGGTCCGTGCAG gaggaaaaagaaatgcaTTCGGTACTTACCCGGAGAAGGCCGCTGCCCCAGCCCCGTTCCTTCCGATGACAGTGCTCTAGGCTGTCCCCGGTCCCCAGCTCCCCAGGACTCACCCTATCTTCTGCTGCCCTCCTTCCCCACAGAACTGCTTGCTAGCCCAGTGGAGCCAGCGTCAACATTCTCAGGTCGCTCTGCAGCTCTTACTCTTCCAGCCCCTCAGTCTCCAAAGACCCCCCACAGCACCCTCCAGAACACACAAATACAGCAACAAGAACCTCAGAGACAGGCAGCCTAA